Proteins encoded within one genomic window of Streptomyces profundus:
- a CDS encoding Bax inhibitor-1/YccA family protein, whose amino-acid sequence MRSSNPVFTRRGFSRDGGYAGFNAGPQPQTGNPHAGSPANPYAPQPGNPYAPQPQVGPDGGYAPVTPTRPGVMTIDSVVSRTAITLGTVVAAAAVAWVADLPLGLGIVFALVAMGLGLWQSFKREPSPPLILAYAVTEGLFLGAISSAINAAAPGAAMQAVIGTMAVFAGVLFMYKQRIIRVTARFTQFVLAAALGFVLLSAVNLIVLMIGGGNGLGLRDGMLGVAFGVIGIILGACFLALDFKMVEDGIAYGAPEKESWLAAFGLTLTLVWIYLEFLRLIAILQGD is encoded by the coding sequence ATGAGGAGCAGCAACCCGGTCTTCACGCGTCGGGGGTTCAGTCGGGACGGCGGCTACGCCGGCTTCAACGCCGGACCGCAGCCGCAGACCGGGAATCCGCACGCGGGGAGCCCCGCCAACCCGTACGCGCCGCAGCCGGGGAACCCGTATGCGCCGCAGCCGCAGGTGGGCCCCGACGGCGGATACGCCCCCGTTACGCCCACCCGTCCTGGCGTGATGACGATCGACAGTGTCGTCTCGCGCACCGCGATCACGTTGGGCACGGTGGTCGCCGCCGCCGCTGTGGCCTGGGTCGCCGACCTGCCGCTTGGCCTGGGCATCGTCTTCGCCCTGGTGGCCATGGGCCTCGGCCTCTGGCAGTCGTTCAAGCGTGAGCCCTCGCCGCCGCTGATCCTGGCCTACGCCGTCACCGAGGGCCTCTTCCTCGGCGCGATCAGCAGCGCGATCAACGCCGCCGCCCCCGGCGCCGCCATGCAGGCGGTGATCGGCACGATGGCCGTCTTCGCCGGTGTGCTGTTCATGTACAAGCAGCGCATCATCCGCGTCACCGCGCGCTTCACCCAGTTCGTACTCGCCGCCGCGCTGGGCTTCGTCCTGCTCTCCGCGGTCAACCTGATCGTCCTGATGATCGGTGGCGGCAACGGCCTGGGCCTGCGCGACGGGATGCTCGGTGTCGCCTTCGGCGTCATCGGCATCATCCTGGGCGCCTGCTTCCTCGCCCTCGACTTCAAGATGGTCGAGGACGGCATCGCCTACGGCGCCCCGGAGAAGGAGTCCTGGCTGGCCGCCTTCGGCCTGACCCTGACCCTGGTCTGGATCTACCTGGAGTTCCTGCGGCTGATCGCCATCCTCCAGGGCGACTGA
- a CDS encoding S9 family peptidase: protein MTLPTALPPAPTGTDVTAGLLARLAEVGPPALSPDGASVCALIDRGGRREVRWHGPSGPPEGRALATNVLDVQPRWLPDGRLAWLAAGPSGEAVLTLAGPPGGPHTEHRLPFPTGELGQLHPTATACLLLRRAAGRGRVVSVDQHTGACREISGDDLDVRDLAAAPDGGVVVVAHLAHQADQADQAGPALLRLLPGGPELLSAEARAPGSRERLLDLSADGRRVLYGHDDGDGRCSLWWHDLATGEGRPVPDVGPGTVLAARWCGDDVLVQAFHRVRGVLRQVPPPNRTGARAGGARELVETGCAYPGFDVAPESGTIAFRAQRPTAPPELWSLSLDRPTARRVSRTHPPLRTERLGRVAEIHWPGARDGRRVDGLLIRPSDAPPDLALPTVVLLHGGPHHHWHHGWHGSWSDWGQLLAARGFAVLCPNVRGSTGRDWAYTHAVRGDLAELPLADTLAGVDQLVAAGLADPARLGVGGWSYGAYLAGWALTRTNRFRAAAIGAGIYDMAALVRSPRLGPAWRGFFPGADLSDDAPYDAVSPLHRAVGASTATLLVHGTEDSKVEVGHSRRMHRALSAAGATTRLVELAGEGHTIQDEESRLRLLSEVEEWFTTHL from the coding sequence GTGACCCTGCCCACCGCCCTCCCGCCGGCGCCCACCGGCACCGATGTGACCGCCGGGCTCCTCGCCCGGCTGGCCGAGGTCGGCCCGCCGGCGCTCTCGCCCGACGGCGCCTCGGTCTGCGCCCTCATCGACCGGGGCGGCCGTCGGGAGGTGCGCTGGCACGGCCCCTCCGGACCGCCCGAGGGCCGGGCGCTGGCCACGAACGTCCTGGACGTCCAGCCGCGTTGGCTGCCGGACGGGCGGCTCGCCTGGCTCGCGGCCGGCCCGTCGGGCGAGGCCGTCCTGACACTGGCCGGCCCGCCCGGCGGCCCGCACACCGAGCACCGGCTGCCGTTCCCCACCGGGGAGCTCGGCCAGCTGCACCCCACGGCCACGGCCTGCCTGCTGCTGCGCCGCGCGGCGGGACGCGGCCGGGTGGTGTCCGTCGATCAACACACCGGCGCCTGCCGGGAGATCAGCGGCGACGACCTCGATGTGCGGGATCTCGCCGCCGCACCGGACGGCGGGGTGGTGGTGGTCGCGCACCTCGCGCACCAGGCCGACCAGGCCGACCAGGCCGGCCCCGCGCTGTTGCGGCTGCTCCCCGGAGGGCCGGAGCTCCTCTCCGCCGAGGCCCGCGCGCCCGGCAGCCGGGAACGGCTGCTCGACCTGTCGGCCGACGGACGCCGCGTGCTCTACGGGCACGACGACGGGGACGGCCGCTGTTCCCTGTGGTGGCACGATCTCGCCACCGGCGAGGGCCGGCCGGTGCCCGACGTGGGCCCCGGCACCGTGCTGGCGGCCCGCTGGTGCGGCGACGACGTCCTGGTCCAGGCGTTCCACCGGGTCCGTGGCGTGCTGCGCCAGGTGCCCCCGCCCAACCGGACGGGGGCGCGCGCCGGGGGCGCGCGGGAGCTTGTGGAGACCGGCTGTGCGTACCCCGGGTTCGATGTGGCGCCGGAGAGCGGCACGATCGCCTTCCGGGCACAGCGCCCCACCGCGCCGCCGGAGCTCTGGAGCCTCTCCCTCGACCGCCCCACGGCCCGCCGGGTCTCCCGGACGCATCCGCCGCTGCGGACCGAGCGGCTGGGACGGGTCGCGGAGATCCACTGGCCGGGCGCCAGGGACGGACGACGCGTCGACGGGCTGCTGATCCGGCCGTCGGACGCGCCGCCCGACCTGGCGCTGCCCACGGTGGTGCTGCTGCACGGCGGCCCGCACCACCACTGGCACCACGGCTGGCACGGCTCCTGGAGCGACTGGGGCCAGCTGCTCGCCGCCCGGGGCTTCGCGGTGCTCTGCCCGAACGTCCGGGGCTCGACCGGCCGGGACTGGGCGTACACCCACGCCGTCCGTGGCGATCTGGCCGAGCTGCCGCTCGCCGACACCCTGGCCGGCGTCGACCAGCTGGTGGCCGCTGGCCTCGCCGATCCGGCGCGTCTCGGCGTGGGCGGCTGGAGCTACGGGGCCTATCTGGCGGGCTGGGCGCTGACCCGCACCAACCGCTTCCGGGCCGCGGCCATCGGCGCGGGCATCTACGACATGGCGGCGCTGGTCCGCAGCCCCCGCCTCGGGCCCGCCTGGCGCGGGTTCTTCCCCGGCGCCGACCTCAGCGACGACGCGCCCTACGACGCCGTCTCACCACTGCACAGGGCCGTTGGGGCCAGCACGGCGACCCTGCTGGTGCACGGCACCGAGGACAGCAAGGTCGAGGTGGGCCACAGCCGGCGGATGCACCGCGCGCTGTCGGCGGCCGGGGCCACCACCCGGCTCGTGGAGCTGGCCGGCGAGGGCCACACCATCCAGGACGAGGAGAGCCGGCTGCGCCTGCTGTCCGAGGTCGAGGAGTGGTTCACCACCCATCTGTGA
- a CDS encoding iron-siderophore ABC transporter substrate-binding protein produces MSSAATPSRPSGGRRARRLVVGLSFLALLGAAGCSGSDDDNGSDTDTTAEGSSDDASSSVRDIEHALGVAEDVPAQPTRVVALDPYFSLPTAALGDVEIVGTSHLPFGDPHPPFVNAARVEGTENVGWFTELDIAGIHALEPDLIVGVESFVEPVHDELSAIAPTVALPLDHANWEETVRLAADAMGISEAVEVALADYAARTEEMAARLADTGVTDEPVTVLQFRSVEDIRVYTDHCSTRVLGDLGFTLQGADETPEGENALQVGAEQLTQADSSFVFYLIGAAGSNPEDAEAAFDTVSAQPLWERLGAVERGDTAVVSTDWWFNCGSPQANQLILDDVETTLLGQ; encoded by the coding sequence ATGTCCAGTGCCGCCACCCCGTCCCGACCGTCCGGAGGCCGCCGCGCCCGCCGGCTGGTCGTCGGCCTCTCCTTCCTGGCCCTGCTGGGCGCCGCCGGCTGCTCGGGCTCCGACGACGACAACGGCTCCGACACCGACACCACCGCGGAGGGCTCCTCGGACGACGCCTCGTCGTCGGTGCGGGACATCGAGCACGCCCTTGGCGTCGCCGAGGACGTGCCGGCCCAGCCGACCAGGGTCGTCGCGCTCGACCCCTACTTCTCGCTTCCCACGGCGGCCCTCGGCGACGTCGAGATCGTCGGCACCTCGCACCTCCCGTTCGGCGACCCGCACCCGCCGTTCGTCAACGCGGCGCGGGTCGAGGGCACCGAGAACGTCGGCTGGTTCACCGAGTTGGACATCGCCGGCATCCACGCGCTGGAGCCGGATCTGATCGTGGGCGTCGAGTCGTTCGTCGAGCCCGTCCACGACGAGCTGTCCGCCATCGCCCCGACCGTCGCGCTGCCGCTCGACCACGCCAACTGGGAGGAGACGGTCCGGCTCGCCGCCGACGCGATGGGCATCTCGGAGGCGGTCGAGGTGGCGCTGGCCGACTACGCGGCCCGTACCGAGGAGATGGCGGCGCGGCTGGCGGACACCGGGGTCACCGACGAGCCGGTCACCGTGCTCCAGTTCCGCTCGGTCGAGGACATCCGCGTCTACACCGACCACTGCTCCACCCGCGTCCTGGGCGACCTGGGCTTCACCCTCCAGGGCGCCGACGAGACCCCGGAGGGGGAGAACGCGCTCCAGGTCGGCGCCGAGCAGCTGACCCAGGCGGACTCCAGCTTCGTCTTCTACCTGATCGGCGCCGCCGGCAGCAATCCGGAGGACGCCGAGGCCGCGTTCGACACCGTCTCGGCCCAGCCGCTCTGGGAGCGCCTCGGCGCCGTCGAGCGCGGCGACACGGCGGTCGTCTCCACGGACTGGTGGTTCAACTGCGGATCGCCGCAGGCCAACCAGCTGATCCTGGACGATGTCGAAACGACGTTGCTCGGCCAGTGA
- a CDS encoding ABC transporter ATP-binding protein, with the protein MGLLEVREASVAYEGAPVIDGLDLTIPPGRITALVGPNGCGKSTLLRALARLQRPTAGTVLLDGRSIWRLPPKELARQVGLLAQSPATPTGLLVEDLVARGRYPHQSWLAQWSERDEAAVAGALRDTGAESLRGRYVDELSGGQRQRVWIAMAIAQETDVLLLDEPTTYLDVAYQVEIMELLEELHDRGDRTIVVVLHDLNQACRHAHHLVALRDGQVLAEGAPETVVTEDFVQTVFDLDCRILTDPVTGRPLFVPERRRPGRTVPGDAAGAVEELS; encoded by the coding sequence ATGGGCCTGCTTGAGGTGCGTGAGGCGAGCGTCGCCTACGAGGGCGCGCCGGTGATCGACGGTCTCGACCTGACGATCCCGCCGGGTCGTATCACGGCGCTCGTCGGCCCCAACGGCTGTGGCAAGTCGACCCTGCTGCGGGCGCTCGCACGGCTCCAGCGCCCGACCGCCGGCACGGTCCTGCTCGACGGACGCTCCATCTGGCGGCTGCCGCCCAAGGAACTGGCCCGTCAGGTCGGCCTGCTGGCGCAGAGCCCGGCGACGCCCACCGGGCTGCTGGTGGAGGACCTGGTGGCCAGGGGCCGCTATCCGCACCAGAGTTGGCTGGCGCAGTGGTCGGAGCGGGACGAGGCGGCGGTGGCCGGGGCGCTGCGCGACACCGGCGCCGAATCGCTGCGCGGGCGCTATGTGGACGAGCTGTCCGGCGGCCAGCGGCAGCGGGTGTGGATCGCCATGGCGATCGCGCAGGAGACCGATGTGCTGCTGCTGGACGAGCCCACCACCTATCTGGACGTGGCGTACCAGGTGGAGATCATGGAGCTGCTCGAAGAGCTGCACGACCGGGGCGACCGCACCATCGTGGTCGTGCTGCACGACCTCAACCAGGCGTGCCGGCACGCCCACCACCTGGTGGCGCTGCGGGACGGCCAGGTGCTGGCCGAGGGTGCTCCCGAGACCGTGGTCACCGAGGACTTCGTCCAAACGGTCTTCGACCTGGACTGTCGCATCCTGACCGATCCGGTGACCGGCCGCCCGCTGTTCGTACCCGAACGCCGCCGACCCGGCCGGACCGTGCCCGGCGACGCCGCCGGCGCCGTCGAGGAGCTCTCGTGA
- a CDS encoding FecCD family ABC transporter permease, translating into MNRPLVLRLGRAGGLSRRLRPRALLVVGCAVPLLCLTALYGVTLGAPRLDLGDVVRTLTGGGDAGERLVVWEFVLPRVLCALAVGAALGLSGALFQSFARNPLVSPDILGVNSGAALVAVGFLVLFGGSWSSLPYGAFLGALLAALLVVLCSRGRGLSPYRLVLVGIGVDALCRAGVAFTLVQGDIEQVQAATVWMIGSLYGADSDRALFLGVTLALLVPLALALRRPLVALRLGEEAARSVGVRTTATRAAALVTATLLAAGAVAVCGPIAFVAFLAPHLARRLCRADTPEVLPVAMAVGAALVLGSDLIAQHAFPVTLPLGVVTPLLGGPYFLYLLIRANRHGEVA; encoded by the coding sequence ATGAACCGTCCGCTCGTTCTGCGTCTCGGCCGCGCGGGGGGCCTCTCCCGCCGGCTCCGCCCCAGGGCGCTGCTGGTCGTCGGCTGCGCCGTGCCGCTGCTCTGCCTGACCGCCCTGTACGGGGTGACGCTGGGCGCGCCGCGCCTCGACCTGGGCGATGTGGTGCGCACGCTGACCGGCGGCGGCGACGCCGGGGAGCGGCTGGTGGTCTGGGAGTTCGTGCTGCCCCGGGTGCTCTGCGCGCTGGCGGTCGGCGCGGCCCTGGGGCTCTCGGGGGCGCTCTTCCAGAGCTTCGCCCGCAATCCGCTGGTCTCCCCCGACATCCTCGGCGTCAACAGCGGCGCGGCCCTGGTCGCGGTGGGCTTCCTCGTGCTCTTCGGCGGCTCCTGGTCAAGCCTGCCCTATGGCGCCTTCCTCGGCGCGCTGCTCGCCGCGCTGCTGGTGGTGCTCTGCTCGCGTGGCCGTGGCCTGTCGCCCTACCGTCTGGTGCTGGTCGGGATCGGCGTCGACGCGCTGTGCCGGGCTGGCGTCGCCTTCACCCTGGTCCAGGGCGATATCGAGCAGGTGCAGGCCGCCACGGTGTGGATGATCGGCTCGCTCTACGGGGCTGACTCCGACCGGGCGCTCTTCCTCGGCGTCACGCTGGCCCTGCTGGTGCCGCTCGCGCTGGCGCTGCGCCGGCCGCTGGTGGCGCTCCGCCTCGGCGAGGAGGCGGCCCGTTCCGTCGGGGTGCGGACCACCGCCACCCGGGCCGCGGCGCTGGTCACCGCGACGCTGCTGGCCGCGGGGGCGGTGGCGGTCTGCGGGCCGATCGCCTTTGTGGCCTTTCTGGCGCCGCATCTGGCGCGGCGGCTGTGCCGGGCGGACACCCCCGAGGTGCTGCCGGTGGCCATGGCGGTCGGCGCGGCGCTGGTGCTGGGCTCCGACCTGATCGCCCAACACGCCTTCCCGGTGACCCTTCCGCTGGGCGTGGTCACCCCGCTGCTGGGCGGCCCCTACTTCCTCTATCTGCTGATCCGAGCCAACCGCCATGGGGAGGTGGCCTGA
- a CDS encoding iron ABC transporter permease produces the protein MCAVGDRDMPARPARPAQTAAAEKTLQTRSPRRTPPTRRTPPTRSARVIGLLLGLLLLPALLACGLMVGSEFIGPGTVWQALAGAEDTVQHARVSGIRLPRLALAMTVGAALATAGALMQAVTRNPLADPGILGVNAGACLAVVTAILAFGVATPAGYVWFAFGGAALAAVAVYAVGAAGAGGMTPVKVTLAGAVLAALFSSVTSTILVLDQRSLDQMRFWMVGSLAGRGLDVLWPVLPHVLLGLVIAAGAARAVNVLVLGEDQARALGLRVARLRLLLAVAVVLLAGGAVALAGPIAFVGLVVPHMARLVTGNDYRWLLAYCALYGAALMVAADIVARSLLAPREILVGVCTAVVGAPVFLLLARRRRLVAT, from the coding sequence ATGTGCGCTGTGGGGGATCGCGACATGCCGGCGCGGCCGGCGCGCCCCGCCCAGACGGCAGCCGCTGAGAAGACTCTCCAAACGCGAAGTCCGCGAAGAACCCCACCGACGCGAAGAACCCCACCGACGCGAAGTGCCCGCGTCATCGGCCTGCTCCTCGGGCTGCTGCTGCTACCGGCCCTGCTGGCCTGCGGCCTGATGGTGGGCAGCGAGTTCATCGGCCCCGGCACCGTCTGGCAGGCGCTGGCCGGCGCCGAGGACACCGTCCAGCACGCGCGGGTCAGCGGCATCCGGCTGCCCCGCCTCGCCCTCGCGATGACCGTGGGCGCCGCGCTGGCCACGGCCGGGGCGCTGATGCAGGCCGTCACCCGCAACCCGCTGGCCGACCCCGGCATCCTCGGGGTGAACGCCGGCGCCTGTCTGGCGGTGGTGACCGCCATCCTGGCGTTCGGCGTCGCCACCCCCGCCGGCTATGTGTGGTTCGCGTTCGGCGGCGCGGCGTTGGCCGCCGTCGCGGTCTACGCCGTCGGCGCCGCCGGGGCGGGCGGCATGACGCCGGTCAAGGTCACCCTGGCGGGCGCGGTGCTGGCCGCGCTCTTCTCCTCGGTGACCTCGACGATCCTGGTGCTCGACCAACGGAGCCTGGACCAGATGCGGTTCTGGATGGTCGGCTCCCTCGCGGGGCGCGGCCTCGATGTGCTCTGGCCGGTCCTGCCCCATGTGCTGCTGGGTCTGGTGATCGCCGCCGGCGCGGCCCGCGCGGTGAACGTGTTGGTGCTCGGTGAGGACCAGGCGCGGGCGCTGGGCCTGCGGGTGGCGCGGCTGCGGCTGCTGCTGGCGGTGGCCGTGGTGCTGCTGGCCGGCGGCGCGGTCGCCCTGGCCGGCCCGATCGCGTTCGTCGGCCTGGTGGTGCCGCACATGGCGCGGCTGGTCACCGGCAACGACTACCGCTGGCTGCTCGCCTACTGCGCGCTCTACGGCGCGGCCCTGATGGTGGCCGCCGACATCGTCGCGCGGTCGCTGCTGGCCCCCCGGGAGATCCTCGTCGGCGTCTGCACGGCGGTGGTCGGCGCCCCGGTCTTCCTGCTTCTCGCCCGGCGCCGCCGCCTGGTGGCGACCTGA
- a CDS encoding acetyl-CoA C-acetyltransferase yields MPEAVIVSAARSPIGRAAKGSLKELRPDDLTAQVVRAALDQVPQLDPADIDDLMLGCGTPSGEQGSNLGRVVAVQLGLDRLPGCTITRYCASSLQTTRMAMHAIRAGEGDVFVSAGVETVSRLVREAPETHNPLFAEAEARTARRAEHGGEGWHDPREDGQLPDVYVAMGQTAENLARHKGISRAEMDAFGVRSQNLAERAIADGFWQREITPVTTPDGTVVSADDGPRAGVTLDAVAALRPVFRPDGLVTAGNCCPLNDGAAALVVMSDTRARELGITPLARVVATGVSGLSPEIMGLGPVEASRRALANAGLTVDDIDLVEINEAFAAQVIPSYRELGIDIDRLNVNGGAIAVGHPFGMTGARITSTLINSLSWHDKQFGLETMCVGGGQGMAMVLERLS; encoded by the coding sequence GTGCCCGAAGCAGTCATCGTCTCAGCGGCCCGCTCGCCCATCGGACGCGCGGCCAAGGGCTCGCTCAAGGAGTTGCGCCCGGATGACCTGACGGCGCAGGTGGTGCGCGCCGCGCTGGATCAGGTGCCCCAGCTGGATCCGGCCGATATCGACGATCTGATGCTCGGCTGCGGCACCCCCTCCGGCGAGCAGGGAAGCAACCTCGGCCGGGTGGTGGCCGTCCAGCTCGGGCTCGACCGGCTGCCCGGCTGCACCATCACCCGCTACTGCGCCTCCTCGCTCCAGACCACCCGGATGGCGATGCACGCGATCCGGGCCGGCGAGGGCGACGTCTTCGTCTCGGCCGGCGTCGAGACGGTCTCCCGGCTGGTCAGGGAGGCTCCCGAGACGCACAACCCGCTCTTCGCCGAGGCCGAGGCCCGCACCGCGCGGCGCGCCGAGCACGGCGGCGAGGGCTGGCACGATCCGCGCGAGGACGGCCAACTGCCCGACGTCTACGTCGCGATGGGGCAGACGGCGGAGAACCTCGCCCGCCACAAGGGGATCAGCCGCGCCGAGATGGACGCCTTCGGGGTGCGCTCGCAGAACCTCGCCGAGCGCGCCATCGCCGACGGCTTCTGGCAGCGGGAGATCACCCCGGTCACCACCCCGGACGGCACGGTGGTCAGCGCGGACGACGGCCCGCGCGCCGGGGTCACGCTGGACGCGGTCGCCGCGCTGCGGCCCGTCTTCCGCCCGGACGGCCTGGTCACGGCCGGCAACTGCTGCCCGCTGAACGACGGGGCGGCGGCCCTGGTGGTGATGTCCGACACCAGGGCCAGGGAGCTGGGCATCACACCGCTGGCCCGGGTGGTCGCCACGGGCGTCTCCGGGCTCTCGCCCGAGATCATGGGTCTTGGGCCGGTCGAGGCGTCCCGACGCGCGCTGGCCAACGCCGGGCTGACGGTCGACGACATCGATCTGGTGGAGATCAACGAGGCGTTCGCCGCGCAGGTGATCCCCTCCTACCGCGAGCTCGGCATCGACATCGACCGGCTCAACGTGAACGGTGGCGCCATCGCCGTCGGCCACCCGTTCGGCATGACGGGCGCCCGGATCACCTCCACGTTGATCAACTCGCTGAGCTGGCACGACAAGCAGTTCGGTCTTGAGACCATGTGCGTGGGGGGCGGGCAGGGCATGGCCATGGTGCTGGAGCGCCTCAGCTGA